Proteins found in one Lycium ferocissimum isolate CSIRO_LF1 chromosome 6, AGI_CSIRO_Lferr_CH_V1, whole genome shotgun sequence genomic segment:
- the LOC132060791 gene encoding cytosolic sulfotransferase 17-like: MEPLHEFHLSLPKENWWGDNYLNQINGVWFVPKFVPSILRVLNEFKPLSNDVILASFPKTGTTWLKSLLFSIINRSSKESLVDNHPHELVPSLEMQVFEKYESYPLVTDNDLDSRRLFSTHIPYQLPGKALDSANCRVVYITRKPKDTLVSMWDFTNKWKAAEKGSWNLEEAIEKFCSRIFPCVSYYDHVMGFKKASLEKPKNIFFVTYEDLMMDTKTHVKRLAEFLGCPFDNEEEVEEIVKSCSFDILSSYEVNKSRDFPSWFQVPYNSFFRQGVVGDHKNYLDAKTIERIDALTRDKFHAAGFMYGI, from the coding sequence atggAACCTCTCCATGAGTTCCATCTATCCTTACCAAAGGAAAACTGGTGGGGAGATAACTATCTCAATCAAATAAACGGTGTCTGGTTTGTTCCTAAATTTGTTCCTAGCATTTTGCGAGTGCTTAATGAGTTCAAGCCACTTTCTAATGATGTAATTTTGGCCTCTTTTCCAAAAACTGGAACAACATGGCTAAAGTCTCTTCTGTTTTCCATAATCAATCGCTCTTCCAAAGAGTCCTTGGTGGATAACCATCCCCATGAGCTTGTCCCTTCGCTTGAGATgcaagtttttgaaaaatatgaatcataTCCTCTTGTAACTGACAACGATCTAGATTCGAGGAGGCTCTTTTCAACCCATATTCCCTACCAGCTTCCAGGAAAAGCTCTCGATTCAGCTAATTGTCGTGTTGTTTACATTACAAGAAAACCTAAAGATACATTGGTATCAATGTGGGATTTCACAAATAAATGGAAGGCTGCAGAAAAAGGGTCATGGAATCTTGAAGAAGCTATAGAGAAGTTTTGCTCCAGGATATTTCCTTGTGTATCTTATTATGACCATGTCATGGGATTCAAAAAGGCAAGCTTGGAGAAACCCAAAAATATATTCTTTGTAACTTATGAGGACCTGATGATGGACACAAAAACTCATGTCAAGAGATTGGCTGAGTTTCTAGGATGCCCTTTTGACAATGAGGAGGAAGTCGAGGAGATAGTGAAGAGTTGCAGCTTTGATATTCTGAGCAGCTATGAAGTGAACAAATCTCGGGACTTTCCATCTTGGTTTCAAGTGCCCTACAATTCTTTCTTCAGACAAGGTGTCGTTGGGGATCATAAAAACTATCTGGATGCTAAAACGATTGAGCGTATTGATGCATTGACAAGAGACAAGTTTCATGCAGCTGGTTTCATGTATGGCATTTag